The nucleotide sequence TCTCCTCCCATTCCGTCAACCGCTATCTTTATCATAACTGTTTATGCTTCTTTGACCTTTAAAAACTGTTTACCCCTGTAAAATCCGCACTTAGGGCATACAATGTGCGGTAATTTAGGTTCTTTACAGTTCGGACAAAGCCCAACATTAACAGCCGTTAATTTATAATGTGTTCTTCGTTTGTCCCTTTTTGACTGAGAAGTTTTTCTTTTTGGAACTGCCATAATTATCTCCTTGGCGCGCTAAAAAAGCGTTTAATTTTTCCTCCAGCAACTTATTTGCAACTTTATTACAATGACACTCTTCAATATTATTGTTCTTTCCGCATACAGGACATAGTCCCCTGCAATCTTCTCTGCAAAGGGGTTTGATAGGTATGCTCAGTAACACCTCTTCATATATCAACGGATTTATGTCTATCTCGTCGCCTTCATAATAATAGACTTCCAGATCTTCCTCGGCAAGCTCAAGCTCTGTGTCCGGTACAGAGATTTTTTTTTGAAGCCCCACATCGAGAAAGGTCTGTATTATAAAAGGAAATACATCCGTACACCTGCCGCACATAAGGGAAAGGGAACAGCCGATAGAACCTTCCAGCCTCACATTGTTTTCAAACTTCCGGACAACCAATTCATAATCAACAGGAGCAAGAAAAGAAAACTCATTTTCTATCGTTCCTTTTAGCTGTGAGCCATCTATCTTTCCTTTTAATACAGCTCCATCTTCTATCTCTGAAAGCCTTATAAACATATCTCCCTTCTTTTGAGTGTGATAATATAATTGGTTTATCCTTTAATTGTCAAGGAAATTAACCCGTTGTAACTGTTGTGGTTTTGCCTGCTACTTTTTCTATCATTGCTTCATCAACAGGTATTGAAACAAGTTTTTTCTTGTCCTTATCTCCCCTTATTATCTTAATTTCAGATTTTTTCACACCAAAAATATCTGACAGATAACCGACAAGTTCCTCATTCGCTTTACCTTCAACGGGCAGTGATATGAGCTTCACCTTCAAGCCTGCCCCTTCCCGAACAAACCCCCTCTTTTTTGCATTGGTTATAACTTTTATTTCAATATTCACGGCATCTTTCCTGTATTATCTCTGCTCCGCACTTTGTTGAATCTGTTCTTTGCATCGTTTTATTTCATTATTGTTCAGTTTTCCTGATTTAAAAAACCTTAATTGTTCCCATGCGATCTATTACAATAATATTACTTTTGCCCTCTTCCGTCCCATAAATAGTTGCCAACCGGGGTTTCAGGATGGCAACTATTTCATCCTCATGCCCATATCGAAAAGGGTTGATACAAGGAACTTTTGAATAAAAATAACAGCCAACATTAATATAAAGGGCGCCACATCAACCATGCCAATCCTTGTAGGAATGATCTTTGAGATTCTGTACGTCAGAGGATCTACAAGCATACAGATAGTTTTGACAATAGGGTTAGAGGGGTCAGGTCTTATCCATGACAGGATAGCTCGTGCAAAGATTACCCAGAAATACAGATCAAGCAAAAGATTTAATACATAAGCAATGCCTGAAAACAGATTGCCGAAAACAAACATAATATCCTCCCGGATAAATAAGGCGCAAATTTTTCACTGCCTACTTCTTCACTTCTCCAAGCAGCAGATTTTCCTTAATTTCTTTTATTTTAACCATTACCAGCTTATTTTCAAGATTTTTCTGATATGGAATATATACAGGCATATAGTTATCGGTATAGCCCCTCATGTATACCCCTTTATAGAGCTTGCCTTCCGGTATAATGATCTGTTCTGTGCCAATAAACTGCCGATAAAAAACCAGTCTTTTTTCAGCGTCAAGCATCTTTAACCTGCGCACCCTTTGCTTTTTTAGTGATTCAGGGATGCTTCCTGCTATTGAAAAAGCTGCTGTTCCTTTCCGGGCTGCAAATGGAAAGACATGGAGATAATATATCGGCAATGATTCAAGGAACCGGTACGTCTCTTCAAATAACCCTTCATCTTCTCCGGGAAACCCTGCTATTACATCCATACCGATGCCGACACCTTTTATCCTGTTTTGGATATTATCAATGATATCCATCATATAGGCACTATTATACCGTCGCCCCATCTTTTCAAGTATTGCATCAGACCCGCTTTGGAGCGGGATATGGAGGCTTTTTGTAATCTTTTTAGAACCGGCTATAATTTCAATAAATTCTCCATCAATATAAAGGGGATCAATGGAGCTTATCCGTATCCGGTCAGGTGTTTCGCTTGTTTCAAGGAGCGTTATCAAATTCTTTAAATCCGTATTTGACGCCGAATCCCTGTAAGAGGCTATCTCTATACCGGTGAGAACAACCTCTTTTATCCCTTTTTCCTTCAGTGCGCCAAGGGTCTCCAGAATCTCCGCTGCCGGTTTACTTCTCGGCTTCCCTCTTGCAAAGGGGACCACGCAATAGCTGCAAAATTTGTCGCAGCCGTCCTGAATCTTGAGAAAAAACCTGGTTTTACCAATGGGCAATGTGTCAACAATACATGCTTCCAGGGAAAACAGCGCCCTCTCCGACACAAAAACACCTTTTTTATCGAGGAAATCAACGATACGGAACTTTTCAGCCTGACCCAGGATAAGGTCAGCACCAAATGAGCGCTCAGGGTAGACCTGTCCGTGACAACCGGCAATGATGATTTTTGCCTTATCATTCTCCCTGCGGCTCCGGTTTATAAATCTCCTGATATCCCTTTCTGCCCCGTCTGTTAATGTGCAGGCATCAATGATAATAATATCGGCATGAGACATGGGGGATCGTGCCAATCCGGCGTTTTCAAGATTACTGGAAATTACATAAGAATCCCATTGGTTTGCCTTACAGCCGGTGGTATGGATGAAAAAGTTCATGTATAACGTTTGTCCTTTATCATATTTATTGTTCATGTGAACAACAATAAGGTGTAACTATATCATCCAGTTCAATTAAAGGTCAATTGAAAGAAATTATCTATTGCAATCAGATAGTTAGGCTGAAACAGGTCAAGAGAGCTTTTTGGGGCGTTTTTCATGCATCGCATAACGTGGTTATAGATCATGGTTGTCTCTACATTCTTATGACCGTGTACTCCTGCACTTTGCCTGATTTAAACAGGAGTGTCTGAAATTCGCTCAGCAAGCCGGCTCCTTTTGATTAAAACTGAGCAATTACTGCATATCTTCTACTGTAAACCATAGCTATTATTTTTTGTATCTATGTAATTTTATGTGTATTATCTTTCAATGTCTAATTATTTACTTTGTTGACAACTTTCATGGCAAATACTAATATTTCGCAAATTACTGCTTGCAGTAGATTACTTGTTATGCATGACGATCTTATGAACAAAAAGTTACAATTATATTCAGAACATGGTAAGATTAAACCATGAAATGCACCCAATACTTCCTAGTTCGTAAGACACCGCCCTGACAGGGAAGGTATCAAGGAAGGGTGGATACTTGACACCATTAGTAATCCTTCAAAGATTGTAAGACAGTCTGATGGGCAAATAAGAAAGTGGAAATATATTGAGGAAGCGGGAAAATATCTGAGAGTTATTCTGTTGGAAGACGGAGAGACAGTTCATAACACCTTTTTCGACAGAGGCTATAAGGAGGAGTAACCATGAAAATCCGCTATTTTGCAGACACAGACACGGCACTCATTGAGTTTTCAAATGAATCCATTCTGGAAACAAAAGAAATATCGGAAAATCTTTATATTGATCTGGACGGCAGAGGCAATCTTGTCAGCATGACCATTGAACATGCAAAGGAGAAAGCCAACATTCCAGAAGTTTCTTATCTGCAAATGGAAAAAATTGTTGCATAACATATCATTGAAGCCAATCATCAACAAAGAACGTTGCCTATGGCTCAATTCCACGTTATGCAGATAAAAATTGACATGAAAGCATAAAGAATTTAAAATAGTTAGCATATTATGGGTAGTTTTGAAAAATTGCTGTTTAAAATTCTATCCGGCACATCCGATGCCAATATATCCTTTGTAGATACCTGTATGTAATTTGCTTAAGAAGTTCGGTTTTGAAGAACAGATTAGAGGAGATCATCATATTTTCACAAAGGGTAACATTGAAGAAATATTGAATCTACAACCAAAAGGACCAAAAACAAAACCGTATCAAACAAAACAGGTTCGTAACCTTATAGTCCGCTATAAGTTTACTCTGGAGGAAAGCAATGACAAATAAATATGAAATAATAATTTATTGGAGCCAGGAAGACCGGTCATTTATTGCTGAAGTTCCAGAGTTACCTGGTTGTATGGCAGACGGAAAAACCTATAAAGAAGCACTTTCAAACATTGAAATCATCATAAATGAGTGGATAGATACCGCTATGGAATTAAAACGTCCAATTCCACAACCCAAGGGAAGATTAATGTATGCATAACAAGTCAATTCAGCGCATCCGCATAGCGTCGCGCTGAATTTTTAGTTGGAACATAAAGATGATAAACAGTCATAAATCTTCAAAAATGAGATTTTGCTGACATTGTGTCAGCAACATAACGGAAACAGTTTCCGTTGAAATTAATCTTTACCGCAGAGCCAATACAGGCTTTGTTTTGGACAATTAAGTAATTTTTTCGTTCACTGTGAACGAAAGCATAGAATCCATTTTATAAATGTCTTTTATGGAGTACAGTAAAGTAAAAAAAAATTCATAGAAATGTTGGGTTTTCATAGTACTGAAAGTTGAGATAAGAATAAAGACAAAAAACAGATAGAAGCTATAATAAAACAAAAACATGGAAAGACCGATAGAAGCAAAAGAGTTCCAAGGAATCGCTGGAGCCAATCGGCGGAAAAAGGCACTCCGCCTCTGGCTCAATTTTTCGTTATGGAAAAAAAAATTAGGAGTAATTTATATATGGATAGCCTGGAAAAATCAGGGTTAGAAATTGTTGCCAAATTAATGTCAATATCTGCTAGAACTGCGCCGAAATCCGGCGGTATTGACCATATTCACATAATGATTGCGCATCCCAATAAACAAAAATCTATCGCTGCCATGATGATAAAAATTGGAGAAGAAATTTATCAAAAACTACCAAATCAAAAGCTTGGAAATGCAATAAAAGAAGATTGGGAAAGTGATGCAAAAACTATAATAGAATCCGGCCTTTTGGTACTAATAGGGGTTGAGGGTAGAAAAGCAATAGGCCTGAATTGTGGGGGATGTGGATTTTCTACATGTTCAGAAATGTTAAAGCATCCTCGGATTTCCTTAACAGAAAATAGCCTCCCTGGTCCTTATTGTATTTTTAAAGTAATGGATTTTAGTATTGCGTCAGCATCAGCAGTTAAAACTGCGATGGAACACAATGTTGATAACCGTATGATGCATAAAGCAGGAGTTGCTGCATTAAAATTAGGTATTTTAAATCCATGTGATTTAATAATGGGGATACCACTATCAGCGACAGGAAAAAATATTTATTTTGATAGAGCCGATAAGCTCGACGCTTGGAAGATAATCAAACCAAATAATAAAAAGCCATAATCTGGCAATCCAGCCGACGGCTTACAGCTACGGCTGATTTTGCAGTTAGAAGTTGGAGATGTAATGAAAATCAGTGGGGTTGTTGCATATATTCAAGATACGGAAAATGATAAAATCACTCTTACTTATGATAATGTATCTTCGGATAATCAATTACCAATAAGCCAGCGTTGCGAAGATCTCTTTACAAAAAATTCTTAGTAAGATGGCACGGGAGGCAGCTATGGATGTTCGAGACATGAAAGGCAATCCGGGAATCTGGGAAAAATTGTTGTGGGAAGATCTGAGTAGCAAAGAAAAAGAACTCTGGACCCTTCTCGGGTGGCAACAAGATAAATGGGATAGGAACGAAGCACCAGCAAGTGCCGATAAAGATTGGAAGGACTTGAACTATCAAGAACAAAGCGCCGCGATGAACCTTGGATTTACTGAGGATATCTGGAATAATTTTGATGATGAATAACGATGACAGGGGGTTTGCTAAGCCGGGCATTCAACCACATATTGCAAAGAACGGTCAATTATTCTTTTCAATAATCAAGCGAGTTTAAGATTGAAGAACAAGACGATCGTAATCGATAAGCGGTTCCAGGGACCTCCGACATCCGGCAACGGAGGCTACGTTTGCGGGCTTCTTTCGCAGTTCGTTGATGGCCCCGCTGCCACCGTTCGACTCCTGCTGCCGCCACCGCTCGATACCGAGTTGGAGGTTCGAGAAACAGAAGGGGGTGTCGTTCTGCTCAACGGCGGCATCGTTCTCGCCGAGGCACGACCCACAGAGGTTGTGATCGAACCGCCTGCTTGCCCGAGCTACGAAGAGGCGGTAGCGGCATCGTGCCGCTACCGGGGACTCACGTCACACTGGTTCCCCTCCTGCTTTGTATGCGGTCCGGACCGTGATCCGGGTGATGGTCTTCGTGTATTTCCAGGACCCGTCAAAGGGGGAAAACTGGTCGCCTGCCCCTGGATTCCAGATGCGTCCGTCGCCTCAGCAGGGGGTTCTGTATCTGCCGAGTTCTTGTGGGCCGTACTTGATTGCCCGGGAGCTTTCACCTTTACCCAGCCTGCAGGTGAAGTGATTCTCCTCGGAGAAATCCAAGCGGAACTCCTTGGAGACGTGTCCGTAGGTGAGCGTTGTGTGCTTGTCGCATGGCATATTGCCAGTCATGGCCGTAAACACCACACTGCCACAGCCCTTTTCGGCGAGTCCGGGGCATGTCGCGCTCTCGGTCTAGCGACTTTCCTTACGGTTCCCGTCTGGTAATCGAGGCACTCACTTGCCTATTATTCAGCTTTTTGACAACTATTGAAACTTCTTTTTCCTCGATGTTGCGGAAATCAGTTATGGCAAATTGCCGACACTATGTCAGCCGATTCATAAATAGCCACAAAACCAATATTGGCGATATTTCCTGTATGGGTTGTTTCTCAATACAGCTTTTGGCAGGGTATGCCTGTCTTCTTGAATGCGGTGCTCAATTCCTCCCCTTTTTCCTGGAAGAAATCCTCTTTCATAGCCCATTCCACTCCATATTTTTTGTAAGTCCGGTCGGCATAATGATAATTGTATCTGTCGATCAAAACATGGTCTACTTTATCCTTGAGCATTTCAACAAGTTCCCAGCCCCGGGGAAGCATAGGCGCAATCATGACAAAAGTTCTGATCCCCGCTGCATGAAGAATGCCCAATGCCTCAATACGTTTTTCTATTGGCGGAGCACCTGGTTCGAAGATCTTACGTACTTTTTCGTCGGCAGTGGTTATGGTAAATCCTACCTCAGCATTCTCTGATATCTTCAATATATCCATGTCCCTCAGAACCAGAGGAGATTTTGTCTGGATTGTAACCTGCCAGCCTCCTTCCACGAGGATTTCAAGACACCTTCTGGTAAGCATATACTTTTCTTCCACATATTGATAAGGATCGCAGACCCCGCTTATCCAGACAATTCCTTTTTTCTTTTTTCTCAATTCCCGAATCAGAAGTTCGGCAGCGTTCATCTTCATGTCTACGAATTCTCCCCATTCTTCACGGTGTCCCGTAAATCTCTTCATAAACTTTGCATAACAGTAGATACAGCCGTGGCCGCATCCCACATAGGGATTCACGGCGTAGTCGTAAATCTGTGATTTGGAAAGAATAGTCTTTGCCTTGATCTCTTTGACGATCACAGCTTATTATACAGCAGAAACAGCATGGAGGGAAGAAGTGTAATGAAATTGAAGCAGGAACGGTTATTATTGTTGACAATAAAAGCATTTCCTATTATAAGAATTAGGATGCCCGGGTGGCGGAATAGGTAGACGCAAGGGACTTAAAATCCCTCGGTCCTTGCGGCTGTACGAGTTCGATTCTCGTCCCGGGCATTCTCTTAGACCACACGCCCGCTCCGAGTGAAACCGTGCTCGTCCCGGGCATTAATAATATTCAATAGTTATAACTGACTTCCCATTACCTTCCTTTTGATTCGCGAATAGTATCCTGTTTTCGTAAACAAACTATACGTATATTTATTTTACAGCTGAAACATGCCGTAATTTAAGCAAGTTAATCAAATATAGCTCGACAGTGTAAAGAGTAAAGAATTTTAACAGTATCATAACATCCCTACATTATTGCTTTTTCTGCATGTTATCCTCTTTTCCTTAACACAGGACCGAAAGCTGAATGCACCTTATATATTACAACTTACTGTTAATACAAGCTATTTATCAATGGCACAAACTTTGCTTTTAAAAGGTATGAGCATGAAAAACCATCCAGAAAGGAGACAGACAATGGAAAAAAAGGTATTGGTAGTCGATGACGAGGGTTCTTTACGGCGGATGGTTGCTTTTGGATTAATGCAGCGTGGTTACGACGCAGAGCTCTGCGAAAACGGTATGAAGGGATTGCAGGCTCTCGAAACATATAAAAAGAGGAATATACCACTCGATTTTGCTATCGTCGATGTCCGGTTGCCTGATATTGATGGCCTGAAGCTCCTGAAGGCAATCAAGTTTAGCTACCCTGACGTTCCGGTCGTAATCATTACCGGTGCCGGAACGGAGCGGATAGCAGAAGAGGCGAAAAATGCAGACGGATATCTGGAAAAACCCTTCCATATGGATGATCTCGCCAAGCTTCTTGAGGAGATACCGAAGGCAAAGGCACAAAACGCTGTTGCGCCTCAGCCACTGCCCAGCCACCCATACAGCGCCTATGTACTGGTGACCCTCGACCCAACGGCAAACCTGATGGACGTCTACCGGAAGGTCAATTTAGCTCAAAACATGGTCTACTGTGATGCGGTCAAAGGGGAGGACCTGATGCTTCTGGTCCAGGCAGAAAGCCCCGAGAAGGTAGCGGCCATTATCGACGAGCAGGTGAAAACTGTCCCCGGAGTGGCGGAGGTGGCAACACTTAATGTTAACACTCCTATTGTTGCCAATAACGTGGCTGATATTATCGCTACAGTGGACAAGGCTCTCGGGCCGGACAAATCACACCTGAAAAACCGCTTTGTATTAAGTCTTCTCGAATTCTTCGATTTTCTGCATACGAGATGAAGGCATACCGGAGCGTGGCGGGGCAGAATGGCTACGACTCTGAGTTGCACCTCTTATTGAAGAAAACGACGTTTTACAGAACAACGTACTACCCCCCCCTGGAAAGCGGTCATTTTTCTGAAGGCTGCTGCTGACTAGCGTGTTGTCAGGCTGTTTTCTGTCAGCTGCATTGTATGCAGGGTGACTGAATACCATTTATAATCTGGTATGTCCTCGATAATAAACTCCCCCTATCAAACATGACACCTTTCTAACTTACTTAATGTTCTCCTGTGTTCCCTTGGCGATTTAATTTTCAATCCCTTATGGGGATGATATTCTTTATAATCCCCAAACCGGAAAGGGGGTTGTTCCATTACCGTTCGTACATCTTATATATATCATTTTATCTGTATGTAATCCCGTTCCAAGGCTTGATCAGCTTGATGTGCAAGGACAGGCCAACCTAATACCGGGTCGGGTACCAACTATGGTACCATCTTTCAATCTGAACAATATCACTGTACACAATCGGTACGTTAATTAATTTAACACCAGTAATCCATTGATAATAATAGGTTTATTGAGCCATGAGAGAGAAGTGATAACTGTAATATTAATTAACAGTGGCTAACAACATGCTATTATTAGCTTTATTGAATATTATGTAATTTATTTATCAGTGGCAACGGGGTCTGCAATATCCATTAAAGTCTAACCTATTGAAATATAAGGCATGTGAATAATGGTACATTTATTGCTTTAGAATATAGTTATGATGGAACATAACCTGAATACTTTAAAGAAAGGAGAACATACAATGGAAAGAAACGTATTGTTGATCGACGATGAAGCATCTTTGAGAAGACATGTGTCGATGGGATTAATGCAGAAAGGGTATCATACCGAGCCCTGCGAGAATGGAATGAAGGCATTACAAACACTGGAGACGTTGAAAAAGAGGAATGTCCCCCTTGATTGTGCAATTGTTGATGTCAGGCTCCCTGATATTGATGGGTTGAAGCTCCTGAAGGTGATTAAGTTCAATTATCCCCAGCTTCCTTTAATTGTTATAACCGGATACGGAA is from Pseudomonadota bacterium and encodes:
- the rpmF gene encoding 50S ribosomal protein L32 — its product is MAVPKRKTSQSKRDKRRTHYKLTAVNVGLCPNCKEPKLPHIVCPKCGFYRGKQFLKVKEA
- a CDS encoding DUF177 domain-containing protein, coding for MFIRLSEIEDGAVLKGKIDGSQLKGTIENEFSFLAPVDYELVVRKFENNVRLEGSIGCSLSLMCGRCTDVFPFIIQTFLDVGLQKKISVPDTELELAEEDLEVYYYEGDEIDINPLIYEEVLLSIPIKPLCREDCRGLCPVCGKNNNIEECHCNKVANKLLEEKLNAFLARQGDNYGSSKKKNFSVKKGQTKNTL
- a CDS encoding DUF167 domain-containing protein → MNIEIKVITNAKKRGFVREGAGLKVKLISLPVEGKANEELVGYLSDIFGVKKSEIKIIRGDKDKKKLVSIPVDEAMIEKVAGKTTTVTTG
- a CDS encoding YggT family protein codes for the protein MFVFGNLFSGIAYVLNLLLDLYFWVIFARAILSWIRPDPSNPIVKTICMLVDPLTYRISKIIPTRIGMVDVAPFILMLAVIFIQKFLVSTLFDMGMRMK
- the mtaB gene encoding tRNA (N(6)-L-threonylcarbamoyladenosine(37)-C(2))-methylthiotransferase MtaB; translation: MNFFIHTTGCKANQWDSYVISSNLENAGLARSPMSHADIIIIDACTLTDGAERDIRRFINRSRRENDKAKIIIAGCHGQVYPERSFGADLILGQAEKFRIVDFLDKKGVFVSERALFSLEACIVDTLPIGKTRFFLKIQDGCDKFCSYCVVPFARGKPRSKPAAEILETLGALKEKGIKEVVLTGIEIASYRDSASNTDLKNLITLLETSETPDRIRISSIDPLYIDGEFIEIIAGSKKITKSLHIPLQSGSDAILEKMGRRYNSAYMMDIIDNIQNRIKGVGIGMDVIAGFPGEDEGLFEETYRFLESLPIYYLHVFPFAARKGTAAFSIAGSIPESLKKQRVRRLKMLDAEKRLVFYRQFIGTEQIIIPEGKLYKGVYMRGYTDNYMPVYIPYQKNLENKLVMVKIKEIKENLLLGEVKK
- a CDS encoding DUF2283 domain-containing protein, with amino-acid sequence MKIRYFADTDTALIEFSNESILETKEISENLYIDLDGRGNLVSMTIEHAKEKANIPEVSYLQMEKIVA
- a CDS encoding type II toxin-antitoxin system HicB family antitoxin — protein: MTNKYEIIIYWSQEDRSFIAEVPELPGCMADGKTYKEALSNIEIIINEWIDTAMELKRPIPQPKGRLMYA
- a CDS encoding DUF2148 domain-containing protein, producing MDSLEKSGLEIVAKLMSISARTAPKSGGIDHIHIMIAHPNKQKSIAAMMIKIGEEIYQKLPNQKLGNAIKEDWESDAKTIIESGLLVLIGVEGRKAIGLNCGGCGFSTCSEMLKHPRISLTENSLPGPYCIFKVMDFSIASASAVKTAMEHNVDNRMMHKAGVAALKLGILNPCDLIMGIPLSATGKNIYFDRADKLDAWKIIKPNNKKP
- a CDS encoding radical SAM protein; this translates as MIVKEIKAKTILSKSQIYDYAVNPYVGCGHGCIYCYAKFMKRFTGHREEWGEFVDMKMNAAELLIRELRKKKKGIVWISGVCDPYQYVEEKYMLTRRCLEILVEGGWQVTIQTKSPLVLRDMDILKISENAEVGFTITTADEKVRKIFEPGAPPIEKRIEALGILHAAGIRTFVMIAPMLPRGWELVEMLKDKVDHVLIDRYNYHYADRTYKKYGVEWAMKEDFFQEKGEELSTAFKKTGIPCQKLY
- a CDS encoding response regulator; the encoded protein is MAQTLLLKGMSMKNHPERRQTMEKKVLVVDDEGSLRRMVAFGLMQRGYDAELCENGMKGLQALETYKKRNIPLDFAIVDVRLPDIDGLKLLKAIKFSYPDVPVVIITGAGTERIAEEAKNADGYLEKPFHMDDLAKLLEEIPKAKAQNAVAPQPLPSHPYSAYVLVTLDPTANLMDVYRKVNLAQNMVYCDAVKGEDLMLLVQAESPEKVAAIIDEQVKTVPGVAEVATLNVNTPIVANNVADIIATVDKALGPDKSHLKNRFVLSLLEFFDFLHTR